From the genome of Monomorium pharaonis isolate MP-MQ-018 chromosome 2, ASM1337386v2, whole genome shotgun sequence, one region includes:
- the LOC105838489 gene encoding protein TAPT1 homolog isoform X2 has product MGKKTKNCVKQSFLAGVSLMQFLRTELTRGYQLEHDEERFSARREKVYSFMKIPREVENFMAYGFLQCADSFLFVYTFLPLRFAMALWAVITRPLRHYLRNEKDHAKSAEKYLHPAEVCDLLKGIVVVGCCAATWKVDTSMMYHLVKSQSVIKLYIFYNMLEVADRLFSAFGQDTIDALLWTATEPRSRSNSSRTKPFGTLPHLLFAVLYVFLHSILVLCQATTLNVAINSSNKALLTIMMSNNFVELKGSVFKKFDKNNLFQLACADVRERFHLLMLLLAVSLQTMKEYAWHSDRLAVLVPDCVILLLAEVVVDWLKHAFITRFNELPSTLYKDYTVSLAYDMAQTRRETAFSDPSDLVARRMGFIPLPLGVAIARVLCTTVTPSVRPANIILLLLAYLILVSLRILNSLIILGKACDIISSHAQPGKDDFPAKSPSKNRANSVDMKNPNLGTAIFSNSAVSLNNVCLNEAFLKPEEMQKSEKLQCNFDELTTNVTKTVLRTGSEPLLPQ; this is encoded by the exons ATggggaaaaaaacaaagaactGTGTGAAACAATCCTTTTTGGCAG GGGTATCGTTGATGCAGTTTTTGAGGACAGAATTAACGAGAGGTTATCAGCTGGAGCATGATGAGGAGAGATTCTCCGCGAGAAGGGAGAAGGTTTACTCCTTCATGAAAATACCTAGGGAGGTAGAAAACTTTATGGCATATGGATTTCTTCAG TGTGCCGACTCCTTCTTATTTGTGTACACATTTTTACCATTAAGATTTGCAATGGCTTTATGGGCAGTAATTACAAGGCCTTTAAGACACTATTTAag GAATGAGAAAGATCATGCCAAGAGTGCAGAAAAGTACCTGCATCCTGCTGAAGTATGCGACTTGCTAAAAGGAATTGTTGTGGTTGGTTGCTGTGCGGCAACCTGGAAGGTGGACACTTCCATGATGTATCATTTAGTTAAGAGTCAATCGGTTATAaagttgtatatattttataacatgttaGAAGTAGCAGATCGTCTTTTCAGCGCTTTTGGTCAGGACACTATAGACGCCTTGCTTTGGACCGCTACTGAGCCACGATCGCGTTCGAATTCTAGCCGTACGAAACCTTTTGGTACATTGCCGCATCTTCTGTTTGCCGTCCTTTATGTGT TTTTACATAGTATTTTGGTATTATGTCAAGCGACGACGTTAAATGTAGCAATCAACAGCAGTAATAAGGCTCTTCTCACAATTATGATGTCCAACAAC tttgtaGAACTAAAAGGTTCCGTCTTCAAAAAGTTTGACAAGAATAACCTGTTTCAATTGGCTTGTGCCGACGTCAGAGAAAGATTCCACCTGCTTATGTTACTTCTCGCAGTGAGTCTACAAACGATGAAGGAATACGCATGGCATAGCGATCGTCTTGCTGTCCTGGTACCCGATTGCGTGATTCTATTGTTGGCGGAAGTTGTCGTTGATTGG TTGAAACACGCATTCATTACACGTTTCAACGAGTTGCCTTCGACCCTCTACAAGGATTATACCGTAAGTCTGGCTTACGACATGGCGCAGACACGTCGAGAGACAGCGTTCTCGGATCCATCGGACTTGGTCGCGCGACGAATGGGCTTCATACCTCTTCCTCTGGGAGTCGCCATAGCTCGCGTATTGTGTACGACCGTGACCCCGTCCGTGAGACCCGCTAACatcatacttttattattagctTACCTCATACTGGTATCCCTTCGGATATTGAACAGTTTAATTATTCTCGGGAAGGCGTGTGACATAATATCGTCGCACGCGCAACCCGGCAAAGACGACTTTCCCGCGAAGTCTCCGTCTAAGAATCGTGCCAATAGTGTCGACATGAAGAATCCAAATCTGGGCACGGCTATCTTCTCGAATAGCGCTGTCAGTTTAAACAACGTCTGTTTAAATGAAGCGTTTCTGAAGCCAGAAGAGATGCAAAAGAGTGAAAAATTACAGTGTAATTTCGACGAGCTTACGACAAACGTCACGAAAACTGTGCTAAGGACAGGAAGCGAACCTCTTCTTCCGCAATGA